The following proteins are co-located in the Toxotes jaculatrix isolate fToxJac2 chromosome 9, fToxJac2.pri, whole genome shotgun sequence genome:
- the LOC121187038 gene encoding cGMP-dependent 3',5'-cyclic phosphodiesterase isoform X1 gives MGQACGHALLCRSQPPSSEIRGQQVFLRPEESSAPALTTRQSTTLSEQLQDALLRLAAVVDSRSLRVALRDSIQELLPSTECVCVYMLEGDSRLLSDDPPHELPLEGKIRSIVDQLKRCQCAGLPPSELPEKYRICLAAPLAAHRRAVVIPVLGQDQDKAIAVLLVGCNPLSDQDELHLSMVEKHASVACVRVQAIQTSYQRPPLSPSPIQSHNALLHLNVSEQDYCELDRNILQLCGELYDLDAASLQLKVINYLQQQTRSQCCCLLLVSEDNHQLFCQVVGDKVLEEEISFPLMFGRFGQVVEKKKSITLQDISAEERRQLSSMLGCEISSMLCVPVVSRATGQVVALACAFNKQGGQRHTEADEHAIQHCFCYTSTVLTSTLAFQKEQKLKVECQALLQVAKNLFTHLDDVSVLLQEIIVEARNLSDAEICSVFLLDRVSHELVAKVFDGGVVSDEENEFRIPADQGIAGHVATTGQILNIKDAYSHPLFYRGVDDSTGFKTRNILCFPIKDENNEVIGVAELVNKMNGPWFNRFDEDLATAFSIYCGISIAHSLLYKKVHEAQFRSTLANEMMMYHMKVSEEEVSKLLVTGIEPVKEIYPCFAEFTYTPRSLPDDTTPMCVLSMFEDMGFINTYKIDLHTLARFCLMVKKGYRDPPYHNWMHAFSVSHFCYLLYKNLGLSNYLEDIEILALFVSCLCHDLDHRGTNNSFQVASQSVLAALYSSEGSVMERHHFAQAIAILNTQGCNIFEKFSRKDYQRMLDLMRDIILATDLAHHLRIFKDLQKIADNGYNPKSRTHRSMLLCLLMTSCDLSDQTKGWKTTRKIAELIYKEFFSQGDLEKAMGNRPSEMMDREKAYIPELQISFMEHIAMPIYKLLSELFPGATELYERVAANREQWTKVSHKFTIRGLPSNNSLDFLDQEYELLQSQGAFGSDDHCLNGCLDDADGGRGQ, from the exons GATGCTTTGCTTCGGCTGGCGGCGGTTGTTGACTCGCGCTCGCTGCGAGTGGCCCTTCGAGACAGCATACAGGAGCTGCTACCCAGCACG gagtgtgtatgtgtctacaTGCTGGAGGGAGACTCGAGGCTGCTATCTGACGACCCGCCACATGAACTGCCACTGGAGGGAAagatcag GAGCATTGTGGACCAGCTGAAGCGATGTCAGTGTGCCGGCCTCCCTCCATCCGAACTgccagaaaaatacagaatttgCCTCGCAGCGCCGTTGGCAGCACAcagaagag CTGTTGTTATTCCCGTTCTGGGCCAGGACCAGGACAAGGCCATTGCTGTCTTACTG GTTGGCTGTAATCCACTATCTGATCAGGATGAACTGCATCTTAGCATGGTGGAAAAACAT GCCTCAGTGGCATGCGTGCGAGTCCAGGCTATTCAGACGTCCTACCAGAGGCCTCCCCTCAGCCCCTCACCCATACAGTCCCACAATGCACTACTGCACCTCAACGTCTCAGAACAGGACTACTGCGAGCTGGACCGCAACATTCTGCAACTCTGTG gtGAGCTCTATGACCTTGATGCAGCCTCTCTCCAGCTCAAAGTCATCAATTAT ctgcagcagcagactcGGTCGCAGTGTTGTTGCCTGCTGCTGGTGTCCGAGGACAACCACCAGCTGTTCtgccag GTAGTTGGAGACAAAGTCCTGGAAGAGGAGATCAGCTTCCCG CTGATGTTTGGACGTTTTGGTCAAGttgtggagaagaagaagtcaATTACTCTTCAGGACATCAGTGCT gaGGAGCGAAGGCAGCTGTCCAGTATGTTAGGCTGCGAGATCTCCTCCATGCTTTGTGTCCCAGTGGTCAGCAGGGCCACTGGTCAGGTGGTGGCACTAGCATGCGCCTTCAACAAGCAAGGTGGCCAGAG acacacagaggcagatgaGCATGCCATCCAGCACTGTTTCTGCTACACTTCAACGGTCCTCACTTCAACTTTGGCCTTCCAGAAAGAACAGAAACTCAAAGTggagtgccag GCACTCTTACAAGTGGCCAAGAATCTCTTCACACACTTGG ATGATGTGTCAGTGCTGTTACAGGAAATTATAGTGGAGGCCAGGAACCTCAGTGATGCAGAGAT CTGTTCAGTGTTCCTGCTGGATCGCGTCAGTCATGAGCTGGTGGCGAAGGTGTTTGACGGTGGCGTGGTTAGTGACGAAGAG AACGAGTTTCGTATCCCAGCAGACCAGGGTATCGCAGGCCATGTGGCAACCACTGGTCAGATCCTAAACATTAAGGACGCCTACTCCCATCCTCTCTTCTACCGAGGCGTGGATGACAGCACCGGCTTCAAGACTCGCAACATCCTCTGTTTCCCCatcaaagatgaaaacaacG AGGTGATTGGAGTGGCGGAGTTGGTGAATAAAATGAACGGGCCGTGGTTCAACCGCTTCGATGAGGATCTGGCCACAGCTTTCTCCATCTACTGTGGTATCAGCATTGCCCAT TCTCTGCTGTACAAGAAGGTCCACGAAGCTCAGTTCAGATCCACCCTGGCCAATGAAATGATGATGTACCACATGAAG gtttcagaggaggaggtgtcTAAGCTGCTGGTGACGGGGATTGAACCAGTGAAGGAGATCTACCCCTGCTTCGCTGAGTTCACGTACACGCCTCGCTCCCTGCCTGACGACACCACACCCATG tgcgTCCTCAGCATGTTTGAAGATATGGGTTTCATCAACACATACAAGATTGACCTGCACACTCTCGCCAG GTTCTGTCTGATGGTGAAGAAAGGCTACAGAGACCCTCCCTACCACAACTGGATGCacgctttctctgtctcacatttCTGCTACCTGCTCTACAAAAACCTAGGGCTGTCCAACTACCTCGA GGATATAGAGATTTTAGctctctttgtctcctgtttgtGCCATGACCTGGACCATCGTGGCACCAACAATTCTTTCCAAGTCGCCTCG CAATCTGTTCTGGCTGCTCTCTACAGCTCCGAGGGATCTGTGATGGAG AGACATCACTTCGCCCAGGCCATTGCCATTCTGAACACTCAAGGCTGCAACATCTTTGAGAAGTTCTCCAGAAAG gACTACCAGCGCATGCTGGATTTGATGAGAGACATCATACTGGCGACAGACCTGGCTCACCACCTTCGCATTTTCAAGGACTTGCAGAAGATAGCTGATA atggaTACAATCCAAAAAGCCGTACCCACCGCTCTATGCTGCTGTGCCTGTTGATGACATCGTGTGACCTGTCAGACCAAACCAAGGGCTGGAAAACCACCCGCAAGATTGCT gagctgatttATAAAGAGTTCTTCTCTCAAGGAGATCTG gaAAAAGCCATGGGGAACAGGCCCAGTGAGATGATGGACAGAGAAAAAGCATACATCCCAGAACTACAGATAAGCTTCATGGAACATATTGCCATGCCAATCTACAA GCTGCTATCTGAACTGTTTCCTGGGGCCACTGAGTTATATGAGAGAGTGGCGGCAAATCGGGAGCAGTGGACCAAAGTGTCCCACAAGTTCACCATCCGTGGGTTGCCTAGCAACAACAGCCTAGACTTCCTGGACCAGGAATATGAGCTGCTGCAGTCCCAGGGTGCTTTCGGGAGCGACGACCACTGCCTCAACGGTTGCCTTGACGATGCAGATGGAGGAAGGGGTCAGTGA
- the LOC121187038 gene encoding cGMP-dependent 3',5'-cyclic phosphodiesterase isoform X2: protein MTALEKKKGKDLRGQQVFLRPEESSAPALTTRQSTTLSEQLQDALLRLAAVVDSRSLRVALRDSIQELLPSTECVCVYMLEGDSRLLSDDPPHELPLEGKIRSIVDQLKRCQCAGLPPSELPEKYRICLAAPLAAHRRAVVIPVLGQDQDKAIAVLLVGCNPLSDQDELHLSMVEKHASVACVRVQAIQTSYQRPPLSPSPIQSHNALLHLNVSEQDYCELDRNILQLCGELYDLDAASLQLKVINYLQQQTRSQCCCLLLVSEDNHQLFCQVVGDKVLEEEISFPLMFGRFGQVVEKKKSITLQDISAEERRQLSSMLGCEISSMLCVPVVSRATGQVVALACAFNKQGGQRHTEADEHAIQHCFCYTSTVLTSTLAFQKEQKLKVECQALLQVAKNLFTHLDDVSVLLQEIIVEARNLSDAEICSVFLLDRVSHELVAKVFDGGVVSDEENEFRIPADQGIAGHVATTGQILNIKDAYSHPLFYRGVDDSTGFKTRNILCFPIKDENNEVIGVAELVNKMNGPWFNRFDEDLATAFSIYCGISIAHSLLYKKVHEAQFRSTLANEMMMYHMKVSEEEVSKLLVTGIEPVKEIYPCFAEFTYTPRSLPDDTTPMCVLSMFEDMGFINTYKIDLHTLARFCLMVKKGYRDPPYHNWMHAFSVSHFCYLLYKNLGLSNYLEDIEILALFVSCLCHDLDHRGTNNSFQVASQSVLAALYSSEGSVMERHHFAQAIAILNTQGCNIFEKFSRKDYQRMLDLMRDIILATDLAHHLRIFKDLQKIADNGYNPKSRTHRSMLLCLLMTSCDLSDQTKGWKTTRKIAELIYKEFFSQGDLEKAMGNRPSEMMDREKAYIPELQISFMEHIAMPIYKLLSELFPGATELYERVAANREQWTKVSHKFTIRGLPSNNSLDFLDQEYELLQSQGAFGSDDHCLNGCLDDADGGRGQ from the exons GATGCTTTGCTTCGGCTGGCGGCGGTTGTTGACTCGCGCTCGCTGCGAGTGGCCCTTCGAGACAGCATACAGGAGCTGCTACCCAGCACG gagtgtgtatgtgtctacaTGCTGGAGGGAGACTCGAGGCTGCTATCTGACGACCCGCCACATGAACTGCCACTGGAGGGAAagatcag GAGCATTGTGGACCAGCTGAAGCGATGTCAGTGTGCCGGCCTCCCTCCATCCGAACTgccagaaaaatacagaatttgCCTCGCAGCGCCGTTGGCAGCACAcagaagag CTGTTGTTATTCCCGTTCTGGGCCAGGACCAGGACAAGGCCATTGCTGTCTTACTG GTTGGCTGTAATCCACTATCTGATCAGGATGAACTGCATCTTAGCATGGTGGAAAAACAT GCCTCAGTGGCATGCGTGCGAGTCCAGGCTATTCAGACGTCCTACCAGAGGCCTCCCCTCAGCCCCTCACCCATACAGTCCCACAATGCACTACTGCACCTCAACGTCTCAGAACAGGACTACTGCGAGCTGGACCGCAACATTCTGCAACTCTGTG gtGAGCTCTATGACCTTGATGCAGCCTCTCTCCAGCTCAAAGTCATCAATTAT ctgcagcagcagactcGGTCGCAGTGTTGTTGCCTGCTGCTGGTGTCCGAGGACAACCACCAGCTGTTCtgccag GTAGTTGGAGACAAAGTCCTGGAAGAGGAGATCAGCTTCCCG CTGATGTTTGGACGTTTTGGTCAAGttgtggagaagaagaagtcaATTACTCTTCAGGACATCAGTGCT gaGGAGCGAAGGCAGCTGTCCAGTATGTTAGGCTGCGAGATCTCCTCCATGCTTTGTGTCCCAGTGGTCAGCAGGGCCACTGGTCAGGTGGTGGCACTAGCATGCGCCTTCAACAAGCAAGGTGGCCAGAG acacacagaggcagatgaGCATGCCATCCAGCACTGTTTCTGCTACACTTCAACGGTCCTCACTTCAACTTTGGCCTTCCAGAAAGAACAGAAACTCAAAGTggagtgccag GCACTCTTACAAGTGGCCAAGAATCTCTTCACACACTTGG ATGATGTGTCAGTGCTGTTACAGGAAATTATAGTGGAGGCCAGGAACCTCAGTGATGCAGAGAT CTGTTCAGTGTTCCTGCTGGATCGCGTCAGTCATGAGCTGGTGGCGAAGGTGTTTGACGGTGGCGTGGTTAGTGACGAAGAG AACGAGTTTCGTATCCCAGCAGACCAGGGTATCGCAGGCCATGTGGCAACCACTGGTCAGATCCTAAACATTAAGGACGCCTACTCCCATCCTCTCTTCTACCGAGGCGTGGATGACAGCACCGGCTTCAAGACTCGCAACATCCTCTGTTTCCCCatcaaagatgaaaacaacG AGGTGATTGGAGTGGCGGAGTTGGTGAATAAAATGAACGGGCCGTGGTTCAACCGCTTCGATGAGGATCTGGCCACAGCTTTCTCCATCTACTGTGGTATCAGCATTGCCCAT TCTCTGCTGTACAAGAAGGTCCACGAAGCTCAGTTCAGATCCACCCTGGCCAATGAAATGATGATGTACCACATGAAG gtttcagaggaggaggtgtcTAAGCTGCTGGTGACGGGGATTGAACCAGTGAAGGAGATCTACCCCTGCTTCGCTGAGTTCACGTACACGCCTCGCTCCCTGCCTGACGACACCACACCCATG tgcgTCCTCAGCATGTTTGAAGATATGGGTTTCATCAACACATACAAGATTGACCTGCACACTCTCGCCAG GTTCTGTCTGATGGTGAAGAAAGGCTACAGAGACCCTCCCTACCACAACTGGATGCacgctttctctgtctcacatttCTGCTACCTGCTCTACAAAAACCTAGGGCTGTCCAACTACCTCGA GGATATAGAGATTTTAGctctctttgtctcctgtttgtGCCATGACCTGGACCATCGTGGCACCAACAATTCTTTCCAAGTCGCCTCG CAATCTGTTCTGGCTGCTCTCTACAGCTCCGAGGGATCTGTGATGGAG AGACATCACTTCGCCCAGGCCATTGCCATTCTGAACACTCAAGGCTGCAACATCTTTGAGAAGTTCTCCAGAAAG gACTACCAGCGCATGCTGGATTTGATGAGAGACATCATACTGGCGACAGACCTGGCTCACCACCTTCGCATTTTCAAGGACTTGCAGAAGATAGCTGATA atggaTACAATCCAAAAAGCCGTACCCACCGCTCTATGCTGCTGTGCCTGTTGATGACATCGTGTGACCTGTCAGACCAAACCAAGGGCTGGAAAACCACCCGCAAGATTGCT gagctgatttATAAAGAGTTCTTCTCTCAAGGAGATCTG gaAAAAGCCATGGGGAACAGGCCCAGTGAGATGATGGACAGAGAAAAAGCATACATCCCAGAACTACAGATAAGCTTCATGGAACATATTGCCATGCCAATCTACAA GCTGCTATCTGAACTGTTTCCTGGGGCCACTGAGTTATATGAGAGAGTGGCGGCAAATCGGGAGCAGTGGACCAAAGTGTCCCACAAGTTCACCATCCGTGGGTTGCCTAGCAACAACAGCCTAGACTTCCTGGACCAGGAATATGAGCTGCTGCAGTCCCAGGGTGCTTTCGGGAGCGACGACCACTGCCTCAACGGTTGCCTTGACGATGCAGATGGAGGAAGGGGTCAGTGA
- the LOC121187038 gene encoding cGMP-dependent 3',5'-cyclic phosphodiesterase isoform X3, giving the protein MLEGDSRLLSDDPPHELPLEGKIRSIVDQLKRCQCAGLPPSELPEKYRICLAAPLAAHRRAVVIPVLGQDQDKAIAVLLVGCNPLSDQDELHLSMVEKHASVACVRVQAIQTSYQRPPLSPSPIQSHNALLHLNVSEQDYCELDRNILQLCGELYDLDAASLQLKVINYLQQQTRSQCCCLLLVSEDNHQLFCQVVGDKVLEEEISFPLMFGRFGQVVEKKKSITLQDISAEERRQLSSMLGCEISSMLCVPVVSRATGQVVALACAFNKQGGQRHTEADEHAIQHCFCYTSTVLTSTLAFQKEQKLKVECQALLQVAKNLFTHLDDVSVLLQEIIVEARNLSDAEICSVFLLDRVSHELVAKVFDGGVVSDEENEFRIPADQGIAGHVATTGQILNIKDAYSHPLFYRGVDDSTGFKTRNILCFPIKDENNEVIGVAELVNKMNGPWFNRFDEDLATAFSIYCGISIAHSLLYKKVHEAQFRSTLANEMMMYHMKVSEEEVSKLLVTGIEPVKEIYPCFAEFTYTPRSLPDDTTPMCVLSMFEDMGFINTYKIDLHTLARFCLMVKKGYRDPPYHNWMHAFSVSHFCYLLYKNLGLSNYLEDIEILALFVSCLCHDLDHRGTNNSFQVASQSVLAALYSSEGSVMERHHFAQAIAILNTQGCNIFEKFSRKDYQRMLDLMRDIILATDLAHHLRIFKDLQKIADNGYNPKSRTHRSMLLCLLMTSCDLSDQTKGWKTTRKIAELIYKEFFSQGDLEKAMGNRPSEMMDREKAYIPELQISFMEHIAMPIYKLLSELFPGATELYERVAANREQWTKVSHKFTIRGLPSNNSLDFLDQEYELLQSQGAFGSDDHCLNGCLDDADGGRGQ; this is encoded by the exons aTGCTGGAGGGAGACTCGAGGCTGCTATCTGACGACCCGCCACATGAACTGCCACTGGAGGGAAagatcag GAGCATTGTGGACCAGCTGAAGCGATGTCAGTGTGCCGGCCTCCCTCCATCCGAACTgccagaaaaatacagaatttgCCTCGCAGCGCCGTTGGCAGCACAcagaagag CTGTTGTTATTCCCGTTCTGGGCCAGGACCAGGACAAGGCCATTGCTGTCTTACTG GTTGGCTGTAATCCACTATCTGATCAGGATGAACTGCATCTTAGCATGGTGGAAAAACAT GCCTCAGTGGCATGCGTGCGAGTCCAGGCTATTCAGACGTCCTACCAGAGGCCTCCCCTCAGCCCCTCACCCATACAGTCCCACAATGCACTACTGCACCTCAACGTCTCAGAACAGGACTACTGCGAGCTGGACCGCAACATTCTGCAACTCTGTG gtGAGCTCTATGACCTTGATGCAGCCTCTCTCCAGCTCAAAGTCATCAATTAT ctgcagcagcagactcGGTCGCAGTGTTGTTGCCTGCTGCTGGTGTCCGAGGACAACCACCAGCTGTTCtgccag GTAGTTGGAGACAAAGTCCTGGAAGAGGAGATCAGCTTCCCG CTGATGTTTGGACGTTTTGGTCAAGttgtggagaagaagaagtcaATTACTCTTCAGGACATCAGTGCT gaGGAGCGAAGGCAGCTGTCCAGTATGTTAGGCTGCGAGATCTCCTCCATGCTTTGTGTCCCAGTGGTCAGCAGGGCCACTGGTCAGGTGGTGGCACTAGCATGCGCCTTCAACAAGCAAGGTGGCCAGAG acacacagaggcagatgaGCATGCCATCCAGCACTGTTTCTGCTACACTTCAACGGTCCTCACTTCAACTTTGGCCTTCCAGAAAGAACAGAAACTCAAAGTggagtgccag GCACTCTTACAAGTGGCCAAGAATCTCTTCACACACTTGG ATGATGTGTCAGTGCTGTTACAGGAAATTATAGTGGAGGCCAGGAACCTCAGTGATGCAGAGAT CTGTTCAGTGTTCCTGCTGGATCGCGTCAGTCATGAGCTGGTGGCGAAGGTGTTTGACGGTGGCGTGGTTAGTGACGAAGAG AACGAGTTTCGTATCCCAGCAGACCAGGGTATCGCAGGCCATGTGGCAACCACTGGTCAGATCCTAAACATTAAGGACGCCTACTCCCATCCTCTCTTCTACCGAGGCGTGGATGACAGCACCGGCTTCAAGACTCGCAACATCCTCTGTTTCCCCatcaaagatgaaaacaacG AGGTGATTGGAGTGGCGGAGTTGGTGAATAAAATGAACGGGCCGTGGTTCAACCGCTTCGATGAGGATCTGGCCACAGCTTTCTCCATCTACTGTGGTATCAGCATTGCCCAT TCTCTGCTGTACAAGAAGGTCCACGAAGCTCAGTTCAGATCCACCCTGGCCAATGAAATGATGATGTACCACATGAAG gtttcagaggaggaggtgtcTAAGCTGCTGGTGACGGGGATTGAACCAGTGAAGGAGATCTACCCCTGCTTCGCTGAGTTCACGTACACGCCTCGCTCCCTGCCTGACGACACCACACCCATG tgcgTCCTCAGCATGTTTGAAGATATGGGTTTCATCAACACATACAAGATTGACCTGCACACTCTCGCCAG GTTCTGTCTGATGGTGAAGAAAGGCTACAGAGACCCTCCCTACCACAACTGGATGCacgctttctctgtctcacatttCTGCTACCTGCTCTACAAAAACCTAGGGCTGTCCAACTACCTCGA GGATATAGAGATTTTAGctctctttgtctcctgtttgtGCCATGACCTGGACCATCGTGGCACCAACAATTCTTTCCAAGTCGCCTCG CAATCTGTTCTGGCTGCTCTCTACAGCTCCGAGGGATCTGTGATGGAG AGACATCACTTCGCCCAGGCCATTGCCATTCTGAACACTCAAGGCTGCAACATCTTTGAGAAGTTCTCCAGAAAG gACTACCAGCGCATGCTGGATTTGATGAGAGACATCATACTGGCGACAGACCTGGCTCACCACCTTCGCATTTTCAAGGACTTGCAGAAGATAGCTGATA atggaTACAATCCAAAAAGCCGTACCCACCGCTCTATGCTGCTGTGCCTGTTGATGACATCGTGTGACCTGTCAGACCAAACCAAGGGCTGGAAAACCACCCGCAAGATTGCT gagctgatttATAAAGAGTTCTTCTCTCAAGGAGATCTG gaAAAAGCCATGGGGAACAGGCCCAGTGAGATGATGGACAGAGAAAAAGCATACATCCCAGAACTACAGATAAGCTTCATGGAACATATTGCCATGCCAATCTACAA GCTGCTATCTGAACTGTTTCCTGGGGCCACTGAGTTATATGAGAGAGTGGCGGCAAATCGGGAGCAGTGGACCAAAGTGTCCCACAAGTTCACCATCCGTGGGTTGCCTAGCAACAACAGCCTAGACTTCCTGGACCAGGAATATGAGCTGCTGCAGTCCCAGGGTGCTTTCGGGAGCGACGACCACTGCCTCAACGGTTGCCTTGACGATGCAGATGGAGGAAGGGGTCAGTGA